A region of Liolophura sinensis isolate JHLJ2023 chromosome 8, CUHK_Ljap_v2, whole genome shotgun sequence DNA encodes the following proteins:
- the LOC135473263 gene encoding uncharacterized protein LOC135473263 has protein sequence MSIIIIGLALVVLYPIAKGHDTTKDSTYGELPNHKDGYENLPDFQGNNHGYKELPDYKDCNRRQEDLRHHAGYNHDQEDLCDNKDYNCGYDELPDRKGYNRRQEELSNHNGYDSRQKELPDHKVYNPRQEELSDQKGYESSKKELPDHKGYNPHQEELSNHMSYESMQKELPDHKGYNPRQEKLSDQKGYDRDNKEVT, from the coding sequence ATGTCGATAATTATAATCGGCCTTGCACTGGTTGTTCTCTATCCAATCGCCAAAGGACACGACACCACAAAAGATTCCACCTATGGTGAATTGCCAAATCACAAGGACGGTTATGAAAACTTGCCTGATTTTCAGGGTAATAATCATGGTTATAAGGAATTGCCTGATTACAAGGATTGTAACCGCCGCCAAGAAGATCTGCGTCATCATGCGGGTTATAACCATGATCAGGAAGATTTATGTGATAACAAGGATTATAACTGCGGGTATGACGAACTGCCTGATCGCAAGGGTTATAATCGCCGCCAAGAAGAATTGTCTAACCACAATGGTTATGATAGCAGGCAGAAAGAATTGCCtgaccacaaggtttataaccCCCGCCAGGAAGAGTTGTCTGATCAGAAGGGTTATGAAAGCAGTAAGAAAGAATTGCCTGACCACAAGGGTTATAACCCCCACCAAGAAGAGTTGTCTAATCACATGAGTTATGAAAGCATGCAGAAAGAATTGCCTGACCACAAGGGTTATAACCCCCGTCAAGAAAAGTTGTCTGATCAGAAGGGTTATGACCGTGACAATAAGGAAGTAACATAG
- the LOC135473262 gene encoding adenylate cyclase, germination specific-like, producing the protein MYVFETLSHLEEDHLSTYYNITNYKLSLISDWSACSNETSDVISLLRTSRYTLINGANRTHEETDEFMRFYNDLILKLLTAIAYTIKSLNSNDLWNLLLAYTQIILAQENTGITIQPGIEFVLAGETHEEDLNEYLANTVLRDEHLNNALLYATSSTEMYKNLLDKETNVTAKMREYNAIILGNDFANFPIDVNTYYEIMLEYLSLLSDVKSNLKKDIFSAISNRMNKANGSVLTAVVIFSLIAIMSTILFFLVKNLTTDLQGYAQHAAQKSFELEKEKYKSDQLLFQMLPKQVALQLKRNEPVNAEFFESVSIYFSDIMGFTHISAQSSPMEVVEFLNSLYQFFDDYIDLYDVYKVETIGDAYMVASGLPQRNGSRHAVEIGILSLGLLKGIAAYRIPHMVHQKLQLRIGIHTGPCVAGVVGNKMLATVCLGTLSTPRREWSPSGERSPACFIAASNNG; encoded by the exons ATGTATGTTTTCGAAACTCTGTCCCATCTAGaggaagaccacttgtctacaTATTACAACATAACGAACTACAAACTCTCGCTGATATCCGATTGGTCAGCCTGCAGCAACGAAACCAGTGACGTTATTTCGCTGCTGCGCACTTCCCGCTATACTCTGATCAATGGCGCGAACAGAACGCACGAGGAGACGGATGAGTTCATGAGATTTTACAACGACTTAATCCTGAAGCTCTTGACAGCTATAGCCTACACAATTAAAAGTTTGAACAGCAATGACCTGTGGAATCTTTTGCTGGCTTACACACAAATCATTCTCGCCCAGGAGAATACTGGCATAACGATCCAGCCTGGAATCGAGTTCGTTTTGGCTGGCGAGACACACGAGGAAGATCTGAACGAGTATTTAGCCAACACAGTCCTTCGAGATGAACACTTGAATAACGCCCTCCTCTATGCCACATCCAGTactgaaatgtataaaaatttGCTCGACAAAGAAACCAATGTCACCGCCAAAATGCGGGAATATAATGCTATTATCCTGGGAAACGATTTTGCTAATTTTCCAATAGACGTCAACACTTACTACGAAATTATGCTGGAGTATCTCTCCCTGTTAAGTGATGTAAAATCGAACCTCAAAAAGGACATATTTTCAGCAATATCCAACAGAATGAATAAAGCAAACGGCTCGGTATTGACGGCTGTGGTAATTTTCAGCCTTATCGCCATCATGTCAactattctattttttttagtCAAAAATCTTACGACTGATCTTCAGGGTTACGCCCAGCACGCGGCTCAAAAATCATTTGAACTGGAAAAGGAAAAATACAAATCGGATCAGCTCTTGTTTCAGATGCTGCCAAAACAGGTGGCATTGCAACTGAAAAGAAACGAACCCGTGAACGCTGAATTCTTCGAAAGCGTTTCAATTTACTTCAGCGATATCATGGGTTTCACCCACATTTCGGCTCAGAGCTCTCCCATGGAGGTCGTGGAGTTCCTCAATAGCCTATATCAGTTCTTCGACGACTACATAGACCTGTACGACGTGTACAAGGTGGAAACAATCGGAGATGCATACATGGTGGCCAGTGGCTTGCCCCAACGCAACGGAAGTCGGCACGCGGTAGAGATCGGCATTTTGTCCTTAGGATTACTAAAGGGGATTGCCGCTTACAGAATACCACACATGGTCCACCAAAAACTACAGCTTCGTATCGGtattcacacag GCCCGTGTGTTGCCGGAGTGGTGGGAAACAAAATGCTCGCTACTGTTTGTTTGGGGACACTGTCAACACCGCGTCGAGAATGGAGTCCCAGCGGAGAAC GATCCCCGGCGTGTTTCATAGCAGCGTCCAATAACGGTTAA